In a genomic window of uncultured Flavobacterium sp.:
- a CDS encoding RagB/SusD family nutrient uptake outer membrane protein gives MKAKIIAFMALGILSASCTSDFLEKEPQSSLTAAQAYGSLGKIEPVLLGAITNWRNMQKDRAGLYTSLGTDEAQQGALQVTGDANQAGLDLYNGFLSQENQAIGQLWNDRWPVIEVAAQTIRALGTNTEDDSAKRDLLLGEASFLRATLMFELTQYWGEIPINDKAKTAEYGLKRQPLTLVYASIVADLERAIQKLPVTQSNPAFPAKGVAQALLGKVYLYAPQASGYRDYAKGKQWFEEVIKSGKYSLLPNYADVFSPDHANSSESLYEWQYTNNWPDNNQIQWQTGSRVLANIDQYAYFGGYDLILPTQYCYKDKTDGGIWEPGDVRKDASIRYDFTYKGVTPTLPAGFGGDELDPHIKKFEDIRVQGKQSFWNSGKNKPYIRYSDVLLNYAECLNELGNTAEAEGYVNQVRTRAFGGTLPAAMKWSGLSQTQFRDQILDERMRELAFEGWRRMDLNRTGKLVELVKARNKWAKQNATIAAFHSLYPIPIGEIKLNDEIGPEDQNPGY, from the coding sequence ATGAAAGCAAAAATTATAGCCTTTATGGCCTTAGGAATATTATCAGCTTCTTGTACTTCAGATTTTTTGGAAAAAGAACCTCAAAGCTCCCTTACTGCTGCTCAGGCATATGGCAGTTTAGGTAAAATAGAGCCTGTTCTTTTGGGAGCTATAACGAATTGGAGGAATATGCAAAAAGACCGTGCAGGACTTTATACTTCTCTTGGTACAGATGAAGCACAACAAGGAGCGTTGCAGGTAACCGGAGATGCAAACCAGGCAGGACTTGATTTATACAATGGTTTTCTAAGTCAGGAGAATCAGGCAATTGGGCAATTGTGGAATGACAGATGGCCAGTGATTGAAGTAGCTGCACAAACTATTAGAGCATTAGGAACCAATACCGAAGACGATAGTGCAAAACGCGATCTTTTACTAGGTGAAGCTAGTTTTTTAAGAGCAACATTAATGTTTGAACTTACACAATATTGGGGAGAAATACCAATTAATGATAAAGCAAAAACGGCAGAATATGGTTTAAAACGTCAGCCTTTGACTTTGGTTTATGCTTCTATAGTTGCCGATTTAGAAAGAGCAATTCAAAAACTTCCTGTAACACAAAGCAATCCTGCATTTCCTGCAAAAGGTGTGGCTCAGGCACTTTTAGGAAAAGTATATTTATATGCTCCTCAAGCGTCAGGATACCGTGATTATGCAAAAGGAAAGCAATGGTTTGAAGAAGTTATTAAATCCGGTAAGTACAGTTTACTGCCTAATTATGCAGATGTTTTTAGTCCGGATCATGCTAATTCTTCAGAATCATTATATGAATGGCAGTACACTAATAACTGGCCTGATAATAATCAGATTCAATGGCAAACAGGTTCAAGAGTTTTGGCAAATATAGACCAATATGCTTATTTTGGTGGTTATGACCTGATACTTCCTACTCAATATTGTTATAAAGATAAAACGGATGGAGGAATATGGGAACCAGGCGATGTGCGTAAAGACGCAAGTATTCGTTATGATTTTACTTATAAAGGAGTTACACCAACGCTTCCTGCAGGTTTTGGTGGTGATGAGTTGGATCCGCACATTAAAAAGTTTGAAGATATTCGTGTACAAGGAAAGCAATCATTCTGGAATTCAGGAAAAAACAAACCATACATTCGTTATTCAGATGTATTACTTAACTACGCAGAATGTTTAAATGAATTAGGAAACACAGCAGAAGCTGAAGGATATGTAAATCAGGTTCGTACAAGAGCTTTTGGAGGAACATTACCCGCAGCAATGAAGTGGAGCGGACTTTCTCAAACTCAGTTTAGAGATCAAATTCTTGATGAACGTATGCGCGAATTAGCTTTTGAAGGCTGGAGAAGAATGGATCTTAATCGTACAGGAAAATTGGTAGAATTAGTAAAGGCCCGCAATAAATGGGCAAAACAAAACGCTACAATTGCTGCCTTTCACAGTCTTTATCCTATTCCTATAGGAGAAATTAAGCTTAATGATGAGATTGGACCAGAAGATCAAAATCCAGGATATTAA